The genomic stretch TCAACAGAGCAGCCTGTTTTAGTTAGTGAACTTATCCTACAGAACCCTCCAAGGTGGGATATAAACAAACTCCAGCTATGCTTCCAGTCGCATGAAGTCGAGACTATATTGGATATCCACTTACCTAACATCAGCGAAGAAGGGACTGAGGATAAATTACTTTGGCTTCACCATCCTAATGGGGTCTTTACAGCAAAATCCTTCATCAAAACTTTAAATGACAGAgctccttcttcttctcattaTGGTAATACTGAACATATACCTTGGAAGAAATTCTGGCAGGTAAAAATTTTGGCACCCAATCTTGAAATATTTGCTTGGAGAATTCTTAATAATGGTATTGCAGTTGGTAGCAGGATGANNNNNNNNNNNTTTTGGCACCCAATCTTCAAATATTTGCTTGGAGAATTCTTAATAATGGTATTGCAGTTGGTAGCAGGATGATGACATACTGCAAAGATATTAATACAGA from Papaver somniferum cultivar HN1 unplaced genomic scaffold, ASM357369v1 unplaced-scaffold_24507, whole genome shotgun sequence encodes the following:
- the LOC113341135 gene encoding uncharacterized protein LOC113341135, producing the protein MTKPQKCSSTWSAMLGCRSEMKEGCFWEVGNGEKIHIKNDPWIPKLHNRRPIPNLLSTEQPVLVSELILQNPPRWDINKLQLCFQSHEVETILDIHLPNISEEGTEDKLLWLHHPNGVFTAKSFIKTLNDRAPSSSHYGNTEHIPWKKFWQVKILAPNLEIFAWRILNNVGSRMMTYCKDINTECRMCNGAVETLEHLFLYCPVSQAVLFASHLTLRIDASLNLSVHHYIKSCLLEGGDYSKLKMGICLFW